The sequence aaaaaaatggaattttaaaaaaatatgaaccaaattttgtaaaatataagttatagaaaaaaagttataggaagttatagaaagaaaaaaaaggtttaaattcataaaaaaaaaaaaaaaatttgaatacaaCGGCTAGTGACTGGCTAGCCGTTTGAATTCAAATTAGAATTCAAATTAGTGTCGGTTTTAATCGACACTGTTAAAACTGATATTATATTAACAttgctattagtgtcggttataaccgacactaataatatagtatatattatttctgtcggctataaccgacagaaataacaaagcattaaaaaaaaatagccagccctccagccctttAGCCCTCTCTGATCCCGTGTGGCCCTCCTTGATTCCAAAGCCCTTTGGCCTAACCCTCGattggagacgattttcgggctattttcggccctctggccctctggacccttcggatGGTTGGCCagtggctcgttttagccctctggccctccaagattctccaagatattaatattttaatgaacagtacagggccatatttgcctctgtctccaaccaagggccagAGGGTTCGTTTTagcattttcacaaaaaaccatctccaaccgagggccaaagggtcatagggccaaacataatttattatttaaaaactacaacttaaattcaaatccaacggctaagtgacgtcagctagccgttggtagctgacatcatgctgatgtcagctagccattggatttgaatttttttttgctataaatagggtggagattgggatataattcacacaactttgaattcaatctatttaaattcaatctttttcaattcaagtttgcaatgaattccaactttggatcctcttcatATTCCAAttgggggtcctcatccaattccaaaataGAAGCAAAATGGGCGCAAATGAGATGAGAAGATGAGGAatctgatgaagaagttcaagtaaggagcaacaaacaaaacatagcaGCAGCCATGGCTGTGGCCATGATGTGTCAGCTaactgaggaacaacctcaatggggtggctctaTTGCTGGTCACTCTTACGAACCATGAAACAAAGCAATGACGCATGCCAATCTGATGAATAACTACTTTGACCCCAACTCGGTGTACACAGAAGATGATTTCAGACGTCGCTTCCGgatgaggcgtcatgtcttCGAGCGTTTAGTTTGTGATGTCCAGCAAGTCAATCCGCACTTTCGATAGAAGCGGGACCGAACAGGCCGCCCtagtttctcacctcatcagaaggttactGTTGCACTCCGAATGATGGCCTTGACTCCCCAGCTGATTTGATTGATGAAACCCATGTTATGTATGAGTTtacatgccttgatactcttcaagaattttgtgacacaattgttcagctttacaaagacgagtacctccgcgagccaaatcaagaagatctgaatcggctccttcgcaaagctgaagaccgtgggtttccgggcatgatagggttattagactgcatgcattgggattggaagaactgtcccaccggatggcaatgaggctttagcggaaggtcgagaaagccaactgttgtgttagaggcggttgcctcatatgacacatggatctaacatgctttctttggagtccctggatcccaaaatgacattacagttcttgggcgttcacccctcttcaataacttgacggaaggtaaagcacctcaacttgactactacatcaacggtcgtcaatacaatatggggtattacttggcagatgacatctacccaaagtgggcgacacttgtccaagcaattccaaaccctaggaatgacgcggaaaagttgtttaccttacaccaagagaCATAttggaaagatgttgagagagcttttggTATTCTACAAGCATGGTGGAAGATTATCAGCGAACcggcaagagggtggagtcgagaaaatttggactccatcatAATGTCTTGCATCAAATTACATAATATGATAATGGAGGATAagcgagatgggtatattgatggagagtccgatgacgaccaagaagatccaaataggtcaagaagggctcgtgcaaaaatatatgatgagcctaatttgcctttcaatccaagaactggtagtatctctatagatgagtacatgaggcgctatagaatgatacgttctcgtgccacaaacaagtacctacaacaagatcttgttgcacctctttgggcccaaagaagcatggagtaggcatttacgttttatgtttttaaatgttttttaaaatgttgtttaagtttcatgttgtataatttttatgttggttaatgttatttaatgttgtttcatattgtttaatgttgtttcatgttacttaatttaatttaatgttgtataatggcttaggaagttataggaaaaaaaatagaatttaaaaaaaaatatgaaacaaattttgtgaaatagaagttatagaaaaaaatggaatttagaaaaaatatgaaacaaattttgtgaaatagaagtttgtgaaatagaagttataggaaaaaaatggaatttaaaaaaaatatgaaacaaattttgtgaaatataagttataggaaaaaaatgaaggaaattattgaaaaaatattgaaggaaattattgaaaaattgaaacaaatattatagatgaaggatatattggaaaatatattgaaggaaatattgaaggaaatattgagaaatatattgaaggaaatattgaaaaatattgaagaatgaaatattgcaaatgaagtgaagaattaaaagaacttcaccatatttatagaagaaaggaaatgtttaaattaaaaaaaaaaaaccccaacgactagctgactcagctagccgttatattaaaaaaaaattcaaactattagtgtcgtttatcaccgacactaatagtaaataaataaaaaaatttgcctataaatacctattatagtcggttataaccaacaatattaaaaaaatcctTCTTTAATGttatcggttataaccgacaacaataggaaaactataaaaaaaaataaaaatagccagcccggggctggctggctggccgaaagcagctagccctttggccctttgaaattccgtggggccctcccagattcccaagccctctggcctagccctcggttggagacggttttagggctattttcagccctctggccctttggacccttcggttggagatggcctaatatCTTGAAGGATTTTGGAGggtcagagggctaaaacgagctctCTGGCCAActatcggttggagatgacctaaggCTTCAAGCTTTGAGAGGGTTggaaaagaaatatatatcGTACGCAaccttatttttgttttgcaaatAAGCTATTTTCACAACTCAAACACATAAATCAAATAATATTTCCATGTCTCGCCAGCTCGCCAGGCCATGAGATATATCTCTGCTGGGGAAAAACCAGCTTTTAACGAACTTAGCGTTGAAGCCAAGGAAAATGATGTCCCTCTCTCTGTCTGTcatgaaaattataaaacaacCATGGCAAGTGAAAAGCCTCAATCAACATCAGCAGACGAAAGCAAAGCCAAGTAAATGTACGATGATGTTCAGAAAATGTTGGGTCCATTTTAcccaaataatttattttaaaaataaaatttggcaAGTAactgttttcaaattttcatggAAAAAGCCAGGAAAGCAGTGAAAATCACGGTACAACAACCAAACTAGGACTTACACATAATAGGTTCACTCCTATTGTAACATCCTAATTCAATATTGTAATGTCATGTGAAAATTTGTATCCGTACATCATTACATTATTGAATTGGGACACTACGTGACAATGAAGCTGTTTCATGTATGTTCTCTCCAAGAACAGGGTTACTTGACATGTCAGTCTTAGAGATACCAATTGACACCATTAATGTCACCCATGTTGTCACCGGTATAAATCTCCTTGTGTATTTCACACAACTCTTCAGCCAAAATAGTTCCTGAGAATCTGAGATtagcataactcctcactttggtcattgagatttaaaatcaatagaaattgtCCCTAAGTTTGTCTAtattcaatcattttggtcattctgtgaaaaatgttcattaaATACAGACCAAAATGAAAAAACCACCCCcaaaatttatcaaatcatttggcccgttatttattaaattaagagtatttttgtcattctGATACTTATTTAACAGAGATGTCACAGAATAACCAAAACGGTTGACGATGGACAAACTCATGGATTACTTAtatcgatttcaaatttcaatgaccaaagtgagaagttatgCTAGTCTTAGAAATTATTTTGGCTAAATTGCCTTCACATAATCATGACCTATTCACATGGAGAGAAATATACAGCGGTGATAAAGACGGAATCTCTCCTCAAGCAAACATTGAAGAAGTAAATACAATAAGCAAGAGAAACTCGAAAGCTATTGGTGAAGAAATCATGGGGAAAAAATGTACTTTCAAATTACTTTGGAAACGAAATCATGAAAATAATTGCCGGACAATCACAGCCAAAGAAAATTTGTAGTAAAGTTTGGGCCAGTCTAGCAACTGGTACAACAAAGAACCACCATACGTTACAAGAATGTAAAAGAAGATATCCACCACCTCTGCCAATAATTTAAAGAGACTGAGAAGCTCTAATGTGTTTTCAATGACTGAGTTCTGTCAATGTCGCCATATCCTTGCAACAGGACTCTGATCTGTTGCATTTGGAAGCAGGTTCCTTGAGTAAGTTTAAGCAAGTTGAGTTGGAACACACGGTCGAATAGCACTTACGCCAGAGCAAGGAAGGGCAGCAACTTATTGCACTCAAGCGTTCACATTTTATTTCGTGTGTCgtatttcttgtatatcttgacTAGACGTCATCTTTCTCGCATGCGATAATCTTTATAATCTCAAATCAGCTTACTTCAGAACCAtagattttcatttttctccTAGCTCAGTTGGACAATTCATCCCTGTTGCGAATCTATATATGTTAGAGAGAAGGAAAACGTTAGTAATTATCACCGTGAAATTTTTGACAAACGGACCTTGAAACCAAGCACATGGCATGGGAAGCACCAACTGCAACAGACAGCACATTGTGGGCTCCCAGTCCATCATCCTCCATTAAAAACTTGACTTCAACAGGAGATGGTTGGATCTCCGGCAGCCCAGGTACTCCTAACTGAGAGTCTTTGGTGTATCCCCACATATACAACTTTCCTTTATCTGTTACGAAACAAAAGATGGACACTCAGCAGGAATGTATGAAAGTTTCACCCTTACTGGTTTGAACCAAAAGCCAAAACATCTGCCTATCCATGTTCTGATTTATGCAACTAAAATTTGTAATGCTCTCTAAGACCATCTTTAAGTCTGGAATTGTTTCCTAAATACAAATATCTATGGATGACTAAACCTTCAACGAAAAACCAACCTGTTTTGCTACAATAGCACGTTTATGACTCATGATAAATGCTCTGGTAGAATGTAAAATTAGAGGATGCAAGGAATTTACGCATTTGAGTGCCAGAATAAAGTATTTCTAAGGCCTAATTGATTACAGTACCAATAAGGCACGAGTCATTACCTGTTATAGCTGCTGAAGATGAACCCCCGCAAGCAATATAGATAACACGCTCATCAGGTAAAGCCTCAACAACTGTAGGTGTTTTCTGACTTTGTAAAGAAGAGTTGCCCAACTGACCATGACCACCATGGCCCCAAGAAAGTACTTTACCTTCATCTGAAAATTAAACACCAAGAAAGAAGGACCATTAATAAGACTTAACCTTTCCAGAACTAAAGACAATAATAGTTGCTGCTGCAGTCAATTTACCATTTAACGCAAGAGAATGATATCCACCACTTTCTATCTGAATAATACGAATGCCTGCAAGACTAGGAACTGGTTTTGGTGTCCAACCACCAACCTTATCACCCCTTCCAAGCTCATAGTTAGAGTTTGCTGAGAAAATAACAAGAAAACGCAATAAGTTAGTTTCATTAAAGTGGAGCATTTAAAGTCAGTCATAAGTCTCAAAGATGGCAACAATATCAAGAGCCAATTAGCTAAGCTCCTTAATTTAACAGTCACAACAACGCTTCCCTCACAGATGTTCCAATGGCCTCGGGATTGCTAAAATAAACTAAATCTAGCCTTTTATTATCCCCTTATGGCTATCTCCATTTGTCAAATTTACAGGTTGATATGAACTTCCATTGACTCATTGACTAATGAATCAAATATTTTGGAGAACATTTGAAAACAATAACACCATTTCCTACAACAATTATACAAAACTTACTCAGCATTGGCAGTATGTGGTTAAGTTAcagtaaataaatttaattcaCTTGTATAAGAAAGAAGCAAACACTTTCCACATAAGAGGCTGCAACCTTACCTCCCCAATTCCAAAGTTCCCCATCTTCTGTCAGTGCCATTGTGAAAAAACCTCCGCAAGAAACAGCAGTCACAGGCATAGGTAATGCTTTTACTTTGGAGGGTATGCTGAGTCCACCACCCTCGTTTGGGCCTCGATTAGGACCAAGTCCCAATCTACCATCCCCTTCATCTCGACCCCAAGTATAAAGTTCTCCTACAAGCTACATCCAATTAGTAATACTAATAGCCTATTATATGTAACGACAAATCAAACATATAAACATAATCTTCATACTGGAATACGAATGCAGAAAGCCAGAAAGGAGTGAGAAACGGAAAAGCATGCCATCTGCAACATACTAGTTTAAATTCTTCCTATCCTAGCGGTTGGAGTCCATTAATTTGTTGCATCCACACGGTACCACATTTACTCCAGTAAAATATAACAGCAACAAACCTGATTCCGTGATGGCACCAGTATGCGTCCCACTAGTCGAAATATGACGTATTTTCCCACTCCACGATCCTTCTACCAATCTAGGGAACAACTCTCTAGTATAAACAGAATGCCCAAGTGCACCAAAACCACCATAACCCCTGCAAGCTTCATGTTTAAGGACAACCATGAGTCGATAGAGCAATATGGTCAATGAACATAAAGATTTGTAGCACACACGAAAACAATATAATTATATCAAACTTATGGAGCAAGTGTTAGAATTTGATAAAATTCATGCGGGCTGGATAAGTAAATAGTAAATTGGTCTTTCAACTTGTAACAAGCAAATGTTTTGGGCAATTttactcataaaaaaaaaaaaaaatttaactgcATATAGTTGAGATTAGAAACGATTACTCTTGCGAAGAAACGAACTTTACAAGTTATGGGCTTACAATGCCACAATATGTTCTATACAGGTAAACCGTGAATTCAATACAATACTTCCTCTTTCAATAAGATCAAAGCAGTAAATATTTGTGCAAATTgaaaacaacaaagaaaacCGAAGCAATCAACAAAATGCAGGGCAACACATCCTGTGATAAACTGCTAGAAATGTGTAATCTTTACTATTGTACTGACCAAGTATAGACCTCCCCGGTGGCGGTGAGCGCCACCGAATGCAACCCGCCAAGCGCCACAAAGCGAACCGAATCCAAATTCGGGTTCAAAGTGGGGAGAAACAGAGAATTCTCATGCCCAAAACCAAGTCGACCGCCGTCGCCTTTACCCCAAATCCAAACCTTACCGTCTACCAACAGCGATGAGTGGAACAAGCCACAAGAAATACCCACCTCCACAACACCGCTGTCGGCATTGTTCTTTTGATTTGAGCAATTGGGTGCTTGAATTCGGCCCTGGGTTGGTGAAAGAGTGAAGGATGAGGTGGGAACGACGAGGTTGGCGACTGGAGTTGGGTAGAGCCGGATTTCTTCGATGCCGCCGCCGAGCTGGCCGGAGGCGCCTCTGCCCCATGAGAGGAGTTGGAGGGTTGTGGTGGGGACGGCGTCGTtttgggtggtggtggtgggggcgGCGGTGGGTTCGTAAAGGGTGGGGATTTTGGAGGTGGTGGTCGTGGAGAAGGGCGAGGAGGAAAGGCAGCGATTGAGGTATGCGAAAGAGCGGTGGCGGAGAGACAGACGGACACTCATGTTTACTGCTTTGTTCTCCTAAATGAAAATGGAGGGTTTTAGAAAAGGGTTTAACAACCATGGATTTGACACAAGTTCTTTTTTAGGGTAAAAGTATTTACTACCCttcctcatgtttcgtggtttttaagatttagtacatcaagtttttttcgtcccagagtcatacttaaagtgtaaattttgggacagtctcatacatccgttagtcaaactgttaagtttttcgttaactgATATATTTCGTTAATTGATAATGTGGcacccacgtggacaatgaTTAGGTGCCACGtggattaaaatttttaaaataaataataaaataatattaattttttttaaagggtcTTCTTCTACCTCCCCTACCTCATCCCCGACACCCCATCCATTCTCCCTCCTTCATCCatccctcccttctcttctctgcACCCACCCAACCCTCATCTCCTATCTGACAGCCTCGTGAGCTCGAACCTTCGAGCCCCACCTTGGCAAAAGACACTGGCTTTTCCTAATTTTTCAACCCATCTTCATCTGTACCGTCTTCTTCTCCGGCACCTGCCTCGCTGTTCTCAATTGGGTTCATCCTCCTGGCGAACAACTCGTCAGTTTCCAAGTCCGCCATGAACTTGATCGCAGCCACTTCGCAGAGAACCAGCGACGGGATGACCGAGGCGGAGGAGAAATCGACGTCGCCGCCGGAGGCATGCCACAGCTTCGATCTCGCCGCAAATCTGAAGGCGCACGGCTGAAGATGGAGGGGGAATGGTGGATTCGCAGGGACCAGGATCCTCGCGCGGATCTTTCTCTGCGGATCCAGTGGGGATCAATCCATCTGAACCGTTCAGCTCATATCCTACGGCCCaagattattttgaatttttttttcagcttCTCCGTTTCTTTCTATCCCTTCATCCCTAAACCCCTCGACATTCGTTTTTCTTTTCCCATTCCAAAAGGCAAAAAGGAAGGATTAATCAAAGAATTAACCTATCAAACAACCCAAAAAAGCAAAAGACTTCTCATATACCCAAGAATTAATCCATCCATTTCCCagaaaacacaaataaaatctTTAGCGTCTGCAGTGGTTTCAAGCAAGAATAGGGAAAAATTAACGGAAATGGATTTGGGAAAAATTTCAAAGGCAAACTCTATAGATGAAGAATTCGAATTCTACAAATCGGTATGATAGGCATATCATTTGGCCCGCTTCATTTTCCCCTTCGATCCCTCTGCCGGTGACCGATCTGGTCTTCGTACACCATCATCGCCGGTGGCAGCGAGAGGAAGATGGGTCTACTGGTAGTGACGGTGAAGGTAACAAGGTCTGCGCTGAGCTTTTCCCTCCGTCCCCTAAACCTCTGTTGAGGATTACTTGGTCGTGAGGGCAACCTTGCAAGGGTTGTTGGGTAGTTTTGGGGTGAGAGAGCAGGAGAAAAACCAGcaggaaaggaaaaagaaggaagaggcatcgccAGCGCCTTCCTTCCTTATGAcataaattgaaatttttatttttaaatttttgtaattttttaatttttaatttttaatttttaatatccacgtggGACCCTTATTGACACGTGGCATccaatcattgtccacgtgggtgccatgtcatcagttaacggaagacttaacagtttgtctaacggatgtatgagactgtcccaaaatttacactttaggtatgactttgggacgaaaaaactttatgtactaaatcttgaaaaccacgaaacatgagggtagtaaacagtcttttgcccttctttttattatttgagTTATTTTTCAAAGCTAAATAGCTAAAATGGTCATTAAGATTTGCATAATCAATAGAAATGATTCTttagattgaaaatcaatagaaatgatcCCTAagatttgataaccatttcgttttcgaaattttcagtttaagaaaaaaaatgaaatggttatcaTATAGCCCGTAAATGCTGATCAATACAATGCACTACACGAAGTAAAAGGCGGATAAAAGTACTGATTCTAAATGTAGAGACTCGGGATCCAATAAATTGATCATGACTCAACTCAGTTTAGAAATACCTTCCCAAGTATATAGCTTCTCCTAAAATAAACAATCCCATAATAGCCGCAACAATCGTAGCCAGGGGTCTAAATGCTGTCATGAAAACTGGACCTCTTGTTTTTGCTACCAAAGTTTGCAGATAAATCACAAGTCCCAAAATCACTACTCCCTGTAAAAAAGGTTTCACCTCCTCAGATTTCCATGATCCGAGCAGTAAAAATATTAGACATTTAAAAGACCAGTCTTCGGAGTTTGGATTCTTACACTATA is a genomic window of Malus domestica chromosome 09, GDT2T_hap1 containing:
- the LOC103443284 gene encoding RCC1 domain-containing protein RUG3, mitochondrial — translated: MSVRLSLRHRSFAYLNRCLSSSPFSTTTTSKIPTLYEPTAAPTTTTQNDAVPTTTLQLLSWGRGASGQLGGGIEEIRLYPTPVANLVVPTSSFTLSPTQGRIQAPNCSNQKNNADSGVVEVGISCGLFHSSLLVDGKVWIWGKGDGGRLGFGHENSLFLPTLNPNLDSVRFVALGGLHSVALTATGEVYTWGYGGFGALGHSVYTRELFPRLVEGSWSGKIRHISTSGTHTGAITESGELYTWGRDEGDGRLGLGPNRGPNEGGGLSIPSKVKALPMPVTAVSCGGFFTMALTEDGELWNWGANSNYELGRGDKVGGWTPKPVPSLAGIRIIQIESGGYHSLALNDEGKVLSWGHGGHGQLGNSSLQSQKTPTVVEALPDERVIYIACGGSSSAAITDKGKLYMWGYTKDSQLGVPGLPEIQPSPVEVKFLMEDDGLGAHNVLSVAVGASHAMCLVSRDELSN